Genomic DNA from Mycolicibacterium helvum:
GTGCGCTCCGGGGACAACCGGGATCGGCTCACGAGTGGGGTCGATGCCGGCAGCTCGGCAGGCCGCCGTCACCGTCGGGAAGCGTTGGGCGAACCGGTCGATCGCGCGCGCGTCGAGAAACACGCATTCGTCACCGGTTTCGTGTAGCCGCGCTTCGATCGCCGCCGCGACGATATCGCGCGGGGCGAGGTCACCCATCGGATGATGTGTGGTCATCGATTCACCGCGGGCATCGCGCAGCACCGCACCCTCACCGCGCAGCGCCTCGGTGATCAGCGGGCGGCGCCCGGACCCGTCGCGGTCGAACAGCATCGTCGGGTGGAACTGGACGAATTCGATATCGGTGACGCCGACGCCGGCCCATAGCGCCAGCGCAATGCCATCCCCGGTCGAGCCCTCCGGGTTGGTGGTGGCGCGGTAGAGATGCCCCAGCCCGCCGGTGGCGAGGATGACCGAGGGCGCGTGAACGATGCCGAGCCCGTCGGCATTGCGGACCAGCACTCCGGTAACCGCAGAACCGTCGTGCAGGATCTGCAGCGCAACATGATTGCGCCGGATATCCAGGGTGGCGGCTGCGTGATCGAGCGCGCGTTGCACCTCGGCGCCGGTGGCGTCGCCGCCGGCGTGGATGATCCGCCGGCGGGAGTGGCCACCTTCGCGGGTGAGCGCCCACTGTCCGGGGGCGCTCTCATCGAATCGGGCACCGTCGTCGACCAGATCGGCCACCGCGCGGTAGCCGTCGGCGACGATCGAGCGCACCGCGTCGGGTTCACACAGGCCCGCACCGGCCGCCAGGGTGTCCCGCACGTGAGCGTCCACGGAATCGTCCGTATGCGGCAGCACCACTGCGATACCACCCTGCGCATAGAACGTCGCGGTATCTGGAGCCTTACTCAAAATGACTGTGCGGCTGCCCCTTCGGTGGGCGGCCAGCGCGGCGGCCAAGCCTGCCACACCGGTGCCGATCACCACGACATCGGCACGCTGCTGCCAGTCGACACCTCCCGCACCCGCGCCGCAGGCGAAGGAGCGGGTCATTCTCCGCCGCCGGGCTGACCGATCTCGATCATCCGCTGCACGCTGGCACGGGCCAGCCGGGCGGTATCCGGATCGACGTCGACTTCGTCGGCGCCTTCGACCAGGCAACGCAGCAGAGCGGCGGGGGTGATCATCTTCATGTACGTGCAGGAGGCCCGTTCGTTGACGGCCTGGAAGTCGATACCCGGCGCGGCACGCCGCAACTGGTGCAGCATGCCCACCTCGGTGGCCACCAGTACCTGCTTGGCATGCGAGGCCTTGGCGGCGTCGAGCATGCCGCCGGTGGACAGGATCTTGACCCGGTCGGCCGGGAAGGCTCCCTCGCCGGCGAGGTACAACGCCGAAGTGGCGCAACCACATTCGGGGTGGACGAACAGTTCGGCATCGGGGTGGCTGCGGGCCTGGTCGGCCAGCTCGTCGCCGTTGATTCCCGCGTGCACGTGGCACTCACCGGCCCAGATGTGCAGATTGGTACGGCCGGTCATCCGGCGGACATGGGCACCCAGGAACTGGTCCGGGCAGAACAGCACCTCGCGATCCTCGGGAATCGAGGCCACCACCTCGACGGCATTGGACGAGGTACAGCAGATGTCGGTGAGCGCCTTCACCGAGGCGGTGGTGTTCACATAGGACACCACCACCGCGCCGGGGTGCTCGTCTTTCCAGCCCTGCAGATCCTCGGCGGTGATGGAGTCGGCCAGCGAGCAGCCGGCCCGCTGATCTGGAATCAGCACCGTCTTCTCCGGTGACAGGATCTTGGCGGTCTCGGCCATGAAGTGCACGCCGCAGAACACGATGGTCTCTTCGGCGGCTTCGGCAGCGATCCGGGACAGCGCCAGCGAGTCCCCGACATGGTCGGCAACATCCTGGATGGCCGGCAACTGATAGTTGTGCGCCAGGATGGTCGCGTTGCGCAGGGTGGCCAGCCGACGCACCTCGGCCGCCCATTCCTCGTCACCGTTCACGCCGGCATACCCACCGGGGCCGTTGGTGATGCGGGCGACAAGGTCGTTATCGACGGCGTCGGCTCGATCCAGGACGGTCATTTCCGCCTCCTGTCTTGCTGTCGAGGTTTTCGACTTACAATCGAAAACATGCCTCATACTAGCACCGAACACGAAGTGCTTGCCGTCGTATTCCAGGTTGGCGACGTCAGTTCCCGCAAACCCACGCTTAACGTGCTGTTATGGCAACGCGCACTGGCACCCGAGCGCGGCAAGTGGTCACTACCCGGCGGCCGGTTGCGCGCTGACGAAGACCTCACCAGTTCGGTGCGCCGCCAGCTCGCCGAGAAGGTCGACGTGCGTGAGATCGCCCACTTGGAACAACTGGCCGTTTTCTCCGATCCCGGCCGGGTGCCGGACGTTCGCACGATCGCCTCGACATTCCTCGGGCTGATTCCCTGCCCCGCCACCCCGGTGCTGCCGCCGGACACCCGATGGCATCCGGTGAACGCGTTGCCGGACATGGCTTTCGACCACGCGCCGATGATTGACTACGCCCGAACCCGGCTGGCCGCCAAGCTGTCCTACACCAACATCGGGTTCGCTTTGGCACCAACTGAATTCGCGCTTTCGACGCTCCGCGACATCTACGGTGCCGCGCTGGGCTACCAGGTCGACGCGACCAATCTCCAGCGGGTGCTGGCCCGCCGCGGCGTCATCACGCCGACCGGAACAACCGCCCACCCGGGCCGCACCGGCGGCCGCCCGGCAGCCCTCTATCGCTTCACCGACTCCCAGATCCGGGTGACCGACGAGTTTGCCGCGTTGCGGCCGCCCGGGTGAGCGGACTGGATTCTTAGACCCTTCTTAAGGTATGAAGGACTGAATGCATCCGGTTGGCGCCGGGGCTCCTCGCCCCGAATGGATCGGGCGTGCCCCGCACGAGGAGATCGTGCGCGGTGCGCATCCGGTGCTGCCGACCGACGACCCGTTCTACGAACCCCCCGCGGGCTTCGAACACGCCGAACCCGGCACCGTGCTCCGCTCCCGCAACGTTGAGCTGGGCTTTCTCGGGCTGATCCCGCAGCGAGTCCGCGCCACCCAACTGCTGTACCGCACCACCGACCACAACGGGCTGCCGCAGTCCACGGTCACCACGGTGCTCATCCCGACCGGCCACGCCCCCGCCCAGGTCCGCAACGTCGTCTCCTACCAGTGCGCCATCGACGCGGTGGCCGCGCGCTGCTTCCCGTCGTACGCGTTGCGCCGACGAGCCAAGTCGCTGGGCTCGATCGCTCAGCTGGAATACCTGCTGATCGCGGCCGCACTCGCCGAGGGCTGGGTGGTGTCAGTCCCAGATCATGAAGGGCCCGAGGGCATGTGGGGCGCCCCCTACGAACCCGGCTACGCCGTCCTCGACGGACTGCGCGCCACGCTCGGCTTCGAGCAGTTCGGCCTCGACGCGAACACCCAGATCGGGTTGTGGGGCTACTCCGGTGGCGGGCTGGCCAGTGCCTGGGCGGCCGAAGTGCATGCCGAGTACGCCCCCGAGCTCAATGTCGTCGGTGCGGTGTTGGGCTCACCCGTCGGCGACCTCGGCCACACGTTCCGCCGGCTCAACGGCTCCTACCTGGCTGCGCTGCCCGCGCTGGTGGTGTCCGCGCTGGCCAAGACCTACCCCGACCTGAATCGAGTGATCGAGCAGAACGCCACCGAGGACGGCAAAGCCCTGCTGCGCCGGCTGGAGAAAATGACAACAGCCGAAGCGGTTATCCGGCTGTTCCGCACCGATATGGATGACCTGGTGCGCCCGCCGCTGGAAGACGTGCTGGCGATGCCCGAGGTCCAATACGTCT
This window encodes:
- a CDS encoding L-aspartate oxidase; this encodes MTRSFACGAGAGGVDWQQRADVVVIGTGVAGLAAALAAHRRGSRTVILSKAPDTATFYAQGGIAVVLPHTDDSVDAHVRDTLAAGAGLCEPDAVRSIVADGYRAVADLVDDGARFDESAPGQWALTREGGHSRRRIIHAGGDATGAEVQRALDHAAATLDIRRNHVALQILHDGSAVTGVLVRNADGLGIVHAPSVILATGGLGHLYRATTNPEGSTGDGIALALWAGVGVTDIEFVQFHPTMLFDRDGSGRRPLITEALRGEGAVLRDARGESMTTHHPMGDLAPRDIVAAAIEARLHETGDECVFLDARAIDRFAQRFPTVTAACRAAGIDPTREPIPVVPGAHYSCGGVATDVFGRTELPGLFAAGEVARTGMHGANRLASNSLLEGLVVGARAGRAAVDHAGNVGAVMAKAEEPQHTALDRQVLQTVMTEHASVVRDAAGLQRLTDALAAATPRPMTTRAAAEDVALTVTARAVAAAALARNESRGCHHRGDHPDADPAQAFSRTLHGDHAEVCLR
- a CDS encoding lipase family protein, which codes for MHPVGAGAPRPEWIGRAPHEEIVRGAHPVLPTDDPFYEPPAGFEHAEPGTVLRSRNVELGFLGLIPQRVRATQLLYRTTDHNGLPQSTVTTVLIPTGHAPAQVRNVVSYQCAIDAVAARCFPSYALRRRAKSLGSIAQLEYLLIAAALAEGWVVSVPDHEGPEGMWGAPYEPGYAVLDGLRATLGFEQFGLDANTQIGLWGYSGGGLASAWAAEVHAEYAPELNVVGAVLGSPVGDLGHTFRRLNGSYLAALPALVVSALAKTYPDLNRVIEQNATEDGKALLRRLEKMTTAEAVIRLFRTDMDDLVRPPLEDVLAMPEVQYVFENIKLGKAVPDLPVLIVQAVHDSVIAVEDIDDLAHTYSSGGARVTYHRDMFSEHMLLHPMSAPMTLRWLTDRFEGRPIDEHIVRTKWPTLLNPMTYAGMMRLGGIVARVVCGGRVPLRPL
- a CDS encoding NUDIX hydrolase, whose translation is MPHTSTEHEVLAVVFQVGDVSSRKPTLNVLLWQRALAPERGKWSLPGGRLRADEDLTSSVRRQLAEKVDVREIAHLEQLAVFSDPGRVPDVRTIASTFLGLIPCPATPVLPPDTRWHPVNALPDMAFDHAPMIDYARTRLAAKLSYTNIGFALAPTEFALSTLRDIYGAALGYQVDATNLQRVLARRGVITPTGTTAHPGRTGGRPAALYRFTDSQIRVTDEFAALRPPG
- the nadA gene encoding quinolinate synthase NadA; this encodes MTVLDRADAVDNDLVARITNGPGGYAGVNGDEEWAAEVRRLATLRNATILAHNYQLPAIQDVADHVGDSLALSRIAAEAAEETIVFCGVHFMAETAKILSPEKTVLIPDQRAGCSLADSITAEDLQGWKDEHPGAVVVSYVNTTASVKALTDICCTSSNAVEVVASIPEDREVLFCPDQFLGAHVRRMTGRTNLHIWAGECHVHAGINGDELADQARSHPDAELFVHPECGCATSALYLAGEGAFPADRVKILSTGGMLDAAKASHAKQVLVATEVGMLHQLRRAAPGIDFQAVNERASCTYMKMITPAALLRCLVEGADEVDVDPDTARLARASVQRMIEIGQPGGGE